Proteins encoded together in one Halalkaliarchaeum sp. AArc-CO window:
- a CDS encoding zinc ribbon domain-containing protein — translation MSKITFRADDDLVERLEAYDASKSEVMREALRAFLDASDSNESGDVTRTGAVSSKSSPGSSTAGDGLEEDGIDGLIAQRVDELVSERLDARFGSYTPPSSPEVTVNVSLEGATAEGVDSNTTHETESDANEDVRKTEVENTDDETKTQRKTCAQCGEDVPEEHVYCPNCGEKSSRRVFCDCGDELRSDWSFCPSCGRRTPAADVLDPR, via the coding sequence ATGAGCAAGATCACCTTCCGCGCGGACGACGACCTCGTCGAGCGGCTGGAGGCGTACGACGCCTCCAAAAGCGAGGTCATGCGGGAGGCACTTCGAGCGTTTCTCGACGCGTCCGACAGCAATGAAAGCGGGGACGTGACCCGAACAGGGGCAGTTTCCTCGAAATCATCGCCGGGGAGCTCGACGGCCGGGGACGGCCTCGAGGAAGACGGGATCGACGGGCTGATCGCCCAGCGGGTCGACGAACTCGTTTCGGAACGGCTCGACGCCCGTTTCGGGTCGTATACACCACCGTCATCGCCCGAAGTGACCGTAAACGTCAGTCTCGAGGGTGCTACCGCGGAAGGTGTAGATTCTAACACCACACACGAAACAGAGAGTGACGCGAACGAGGACGTTCGTAAGACAGAAGTCGAAAACACGGATGACGAAACGAAAACACAGCGTAAGACGTGCGCGCAATGTGGCGAAGACGTCCCGGAAGAACACGTCTACTGCCCGAATTGCGGCGAGAAGTCGTCCCGTAGAGTGTTCTGTGACTGCGGCGACGAGCTCCGTTCCGACTGGTCGTTCTGTCCGAGTTGCGGTCGTCGAACGCCGGCTGCGGACGTCCTCGACCCGAGATAG
- a CDS encoding ribbon-helix-helix domain-containing protein — protein MERVTLRIPKQQIEEVEQMVETGQFPNRSEAIRSAVREMINENDGEADSRRRNHNWAKV, from the coding sequence ATGGAGCGTGTGACACTTCGCATCCCGAAACAGCAGATCGAGGAGGTCGAACAGATGGTCGAGACCGGCCAGTTCCCGAACCGCTCGGAAGCGATCCGTTCGGCGGTCCGGGAGATGATAAACGAAAACGACGGCGAAGCCGACTCGCGTCGCCGGAACCACAACTGGGCGAAGGTGTAG